The DNA sequence TTGTATAGGTAGTGGGttaattatttataaagttagtatgaagtttaaaagataaaaggggtaaaaataactataaatgcAATGATTTGTTAGctatacacaagataaaaagatgtaaatggtGACATGAAAAACATATAATAGGAGGTAGGAAAAATGTATAGCTTTAGAGTGAGTTCAAATTTAAGTTGCTATCAACTTAACAATAAACTTGTAAGTATGTGGTGTTTTTTGTAAGCCTCATGTTAACTGtgaagcaaaaacctatagtacaTACTCAAAGGATAAAGAGAATGAATCTAAAATACCActacaaagaaagagagcaagagaaaaagaaaagaactaagaaactacaaaacaggtagaaaacaattaattaaatGACAATAATTACAtatctattaataattactttaaatgtaaatggacaaaactctccaatcaaaagacattgaATGGTGACTGATTAGAAAACAACCCCATCTATAAGCTGCCTGCAAGGGGCTCATTTCAggtgtaaggacacacacaggctgaaaacaaagggatggaaaaagatattctatacaaatggaaaccaaaggaaagcttgggtagctatacttataccagacaaaatagtcTTTAAGACAAGAACTGAATAAAAGACAGAGAGtcattacacaatgataaaggagtcaattcaacaagaggatataacagctaatatcatactcaatggtgaaacactgaaagctTTACCTCTGAGATCTGGAACAAGATGAGGccgcccacttttgccacttttattcaacatagtactggaagtcttagccagagcaactaagcaagaaaaagaaataaaggcattcaaaccagaaaagaagataaaaaactcactatttgcagatgacatgatattatatatagaaaatcctaaagccTCCACCAGAAAATTGttagaaatcatcaacaaattcACTAAAGTTACAGGCTATAAAatctatatacaaaaatctgttctACTTCTATAAACTAATAATAAACTATCACAACcagaaattaagagaacaatcccatttacaatggtgtcaaaaacaaaataccttggaataaatttaaatgagGAGGTGAAAGTCTGTACAAGAGTCCCCCTTATCCACAATTTTACTTTCCACAGTtccagttacccatggtcaactgcagtccaaaaatattaaatagaaaattccataaataaacaattcatatgTTCTAAGTTGCATGCCATTCTAGACATCATGATGAAATCTCTCATGCCATCCCATTCCATCCACACTGAATACGCTACCCAACTATTACTCTCTTAGTATTCATCTTGGTTCTCAGACTGGCTGTCATAGTATCACAGGGCTTGTGTTCAAGTACacctcattttacttaataatggccctaaAGTGAAGGAGGAGTGATGCTGGTAAATTGGATATGCCTAAGAGAagttattaatctcttactgtgcataagttataaattaaactttatcataggtatgtatatatagaaaaaaacatagtatatagggtttggtaccaTCCAGACTTTCAGGTATCCACTGGAGTTCTTAATATGTTTCTCCCGCAGATAAGGTGCACTACTGTACAttgaaaattataacattaatgaaaggaattgaagaagatacaaaaaaatggaaagatattccatgttcatggttTGTAGGAATTAACAATGTTAAAATACcaatactacctaaagcaatttacacaCTCAaagcaatctttatcaaaattccatttttcacagaaatagaagaaatgacatttttcacagaaatagaagaaacaatcctcaaatttgtatggaactacaaaagatgCCAATAATCAGAACAATgttgagaaagaataacaaacctggaggcatcacactccctgatttaaaattatatttcaaagctatagtgatcaaaactgtatggtattggcataaaaactgacacatagatcaatggaacagattagagagcctagaaataaacccatacatgtACGGTTAATCACTTTATGacaaaaaggagccaagaatatacaatggacaaaaagcctcttcaacaaatggtattgggaaatctggacaactaCACGTATAAGAACACTGTCTTACACCACACccaaaaactaactcaaagtggattaaaaacttgaatataagtcccgaaaccataaaactcttgggAAAAAAACATAGGTATTAGCTCCTAAACCGTGGTCTAGGTGatgatttttggatttgacaccaaaggcAATTGCACTCTaccaatggaagaaaatatttgcaaattatttatctgataaggggtgaatatctaaaatatgtaaagaacatataaactcaatagcaaaaaatcagtcttacttaaaaatgggcaatggatctgaatagatattttccagTGGAGACATATACATGGCCAACAAGTCCATGAAAAtctgctcaacatcactaatcaccagggaatgcaaattgaaatcacaATGATATCCTTTCACAattgttagaatggttattatcaaaaagacaacaaataagaAGTGTTCtaaaggatatggagaaaaaggaaccctctgCACTTGGAAAACAAATGATCAAAGTTTCCCTTTATCTTCATTGTTTTCCCAAGTGTTTAAGATTGTCACTTAACTGTGAAATATTTCTCTTGCTAGATTATGGGCTGGAAATGAGGATGTGACTGATATTGTTAGAGCTGCAGAGAGTTTCATGCTCTAccatttaaaagttcaaaatttcaggaaattttgAAGACATAGACTAAGAAAATTTTCTAATGTGTTTTCCATACGGGAAGAatataaaatcagagaaaatagtTTTGTATTATGTGTTGAAGCTGGAACTACTTCCTCCCAAAAATATATGTGTCTTCACTGTCAATATCtgcgaatgtgaccttattttggaGTAGATCTTCATTAATGTAATCAATTTTAGATGAGGTGGGTAGGGTGGGTCTTAATCCACTGTGGATTGTATCctcataaaaagggaaatttggacacagagacatacagggagaacaccatgtgaagtcagaggcagagattagaataatgcatctacaaggcaaggaacaccaaggattgctggccaTCACCAGAAGCAAGGAAAAAAGTACGGAACAGATTCTTTCTTAAAGCTCTCAGAAGGAATCAACATTGTTgaaaccttgatttcagacttctagctttgagaactgagacaataaattgGTTGTTtaaagccatccagtttgtggtatttgttatgacagccttgGGAAACTAATAAACTATAAATCtttgaaagatttattttcattaatctctTCTGACTATGTTTAAATATTACAATGAATTCATAATGTGGTAATGACAAGAGAGCATCTGATGGATGTTGCTATAAACTCATGTGGAGTTCCTAACAAGCCTAATAAggagagatgattttttttcttctacaaataaAGAGATGTTGAGGAACAATGGAAATATATGTGTTGCAGAGAGTATTTTGGTTTTACCTAATGACTAAATTGCTCTGTAtggaaatcaaaattatatttgtttttattcaaaatattaaaagttatatCAATTTGAGACAATAATTGCAATGAATTTCTTTAACTGAACTtacttttaaatgctttaaatcaTTGTTAGATATAGAAtttgacctttttaaaattttaaagtggtaTTTACTAATTTGGGTCAAAACAGAATTAAGGAGACTCCAGTACTGGAACGTAGTATTGAAGTGCTGTTATGGGTAAGGGGGCTCAATTTTGCTAGCCATTCATGAGGAGTGTACATAGCATTTCCCGTAATGGCTGCCAAGAGAGGCAAGAAGATGCAGCATTTACACAGTCTCCTGTAACATCAGATAAGGCTTATACAAAGGCAAGAACTCTCTGGGCTGACTTGTACATGGGTCAAGTAGACACCTGGAGTTGAAGAGAAGGCTCTAGAGCAAAACTGAAAGATCACGTTGCAAACTTGAAGTGAACTACTCTTAATGCAAGCTGAATTTCACCTTGCACAGAACTAAAAAATATGTCTGCCCCTGAAATCAGAGGTAGTCTGAGAGAATGTGCCATGGGAAACCAGAGATGTTTGGTGCAATCATAAATGAATATTTGAGTGTGCATGCTCTGCCCTACTGGAGCTTATAGTCCATTGAGGCAagagcaatgaaaagaataagcaTTCAAAGTATCATATAATTACCAAAAGCACCAtcatctagaaagaaaaagagccaaTTTTTCTGAGGGAGTATAAAGAGTTGACATGAAATGTAATTTATGTGGAGTTTCACAGATGAGTTTTCCAGGGAATAACTTTTAGGCCTTACTGCCTTCAGAGATGTATATTTCTAAATCAGACTCTGGCAAATTTTTCACTGATTATCCTGAAGTAAACTGGTAATGGTAAATAAGGCAATAGGTTGGTTTATCCTAGAGAAATCCTCTAACTCAGTTTAAAGTGGAAGAAATGGATTGACAGTAGGGTCTTCCTAGGCTCAGATTAATAGAGCCCATGGCTGATTGAGGTCTTGCTCAGACAAGGAGATTTAAGCCTACTTGATATGCTCAATTGGGTATGTGAGTCAGTTTTAGAGTTCCCAGAGGACAGTACTATAGAGCTATGGCTCATCCACCTGCCTTCCCTCCAGCTAAAGACATGAATAAACTACAGTTTGGAAAACTGGGAATCTGTAAATAACATATATAGATAAATTAGGTAGCATAAAATGTATCTGACTAAATAACTTAATCAGCCcctttaaaaagagacaaaatatttcCTCTAGCTGCAGCAATACAAGTTATTGTATTTACCTCTTTAGTGCTCACTCTCtccttttatcaattttattgaagtatattttacatataacaaAATTCACTCAATATCTGCATAGTAAAGAATTTTCTCACTGCCAGACTATGTGAAGTTACTTTTTTCCCAGCATATAGAAAACCATAGTGTTCTGGACTAAGTTCCTTGTGTTCTAGATATCACCCTACCATCAGATTTGCTATGTTGACCTATCAGATATCaaatatagttattattttaactgcatgctttctaataaaaaaaatgtCTTGTTCAAAGACTCCTTAGTGGTTGACAGGATTTAATGACTTAAGAAATCAGGTTTTCACAAAATATTACACCTGTACTGGAGTTTGACACAGAAGGAGCTCAGGACGCATACTTCTAAACTTATGTAAAGAAGTAAGTTGAGACGTCACCAAGTGGCTTGCAGAACTTTGGAGGATTGTCCAAACATAAACTTAATTGATTTGAACAACAAATTAAGCATATGTAGCTAACCTTAGAGATTAATGTGTGAGCTCATATGAGACACATTTGGTTTTCCTATAAATACTTTATAAGaggaaataattaacaacaaACTTATCAAGGACGTAGGAGGTGGCAGGTACTGTACCAAATCCTACAGATATGGCAGTGAAATATATGTATAGGGATCTAGCTTCATGAAAACTACAATCCAGTGCAGATTTGTGAAATAAGCAGGAAAGTACCAATTAGAACAATAAATGACAAAGCACAGGTATTTTGGATTGAGCACTATCACTACACATGATAGTTCTTAACTCAGATTCTAAGTTCTGATTAGTTGTCCTAAGTAAGAGACAgaataaataagacaaacaaataaaGTATATAGATAATTAGGACAGAAAAAAGACTGTTCCAGGCTAGAGTTACACAAAACACTAGAGATTATTGTCATCATATTGATATGATTTATGTTGTTTCTTGACTGAACAGAATGAAGGAGGTGGGTAACCACTGTTGGAAGACAGTATTTTAATTATGGTTGAGGATTGTGTTTTTAtggattttatggaaaaaaagaggaggaagtgatTGTGACAGCATCAGTGGGTCCATGCACCCAGGTTATTCTTAGTATTTCTTCTAATCTGTGTCTCAATacttagaaaaaaacagagagaatgaaCATTAAGAATGCTATGGATATAAGAAACAATGTCAATAGAATtgcataaaatgaagaaaaatcttgaCAGATGGACTAAAAGGAAATGTATCAATTCATACAATGTAATTGTTGATGATTTAGATCTAGTAAATTATTCCCATATATTTCTGATCACTAGAATATTCTGCTCTTTAGCATTTTCTTCAGCACAACATTAACATCTTTATTCCTCAGACTGTAGATCAGTGGGTTCAGCATCGGCACAACAATAGTATAAAACACAGAGGACACTTTTCCTTGATCCATGGAGCCAACTGATGATGGCTGCAGGTACATGAAAGCAGCAGAtccaaaaaagagcaaaactgcCAACATGTGGGAGCTGCAAGTGCTGAAGGCTTTGGACCTGCCCTCAGTGGAGTGAATGTGGAGGATGCTGGAAATGATGAAGATGTAGGAGCTAAGGATGGTCAGGCTAGGGGCAAAGATATTAAATGTACCAACACACAGTATCAGTAATTCATTGACATCGGTACTAGAGCATGAGAGCTTCAGGAGGGGAAGAAGATCACAGAAATAATGGTTGATCACATAAAATTTGCAGAAATTAACCCTTAACATGCAGCCTGTATGAGCAAATGCACAAATCAGGCCTATAATATACACCCCTAAAATCAGGGAGAAACAGACCTGATGGGACATGATGACATTGTAAAGCAAGGGGCTACAGATGGCAACATAGCGGTCATATGCCATTGCAGCTAACATGTAGCATTCTGAAATagcaaaaacaaggaagaaatagagCTGAGTCATGCATTGAGGGTAGGAGATGACGTTCTTCTCTGTCACAAAGTTCACCAGCATTTTGGGGGTAATGACAGTAGAATGGCAGAGATCAGTGAAGGACAAGCTGCTGAGGAAATAGTACATAGGGGTGTGCAGGTGAGAACTGAGCCCTATCAGTGTGATCATGCCCAGGTTCCCCATCACTGTAACCACATAGATTCCTAGGAAGAGGAGGAGTAAGGGCACCTGGAGTTCTGGCTCTTCTGTTAGTCCAGCGAGGATGAACTCAGTCACTGTGGAATGATTTCCTAATGCCATTTTCCTCTGGGAAGTTtctgaaggggagaaagaaaggcacATTTTTTTGGAGACATTTTCGTGTTAttctttatttcacaaaagatttcatatataaaattaatggCTTAGCTATCCCCTTGTTTATTGCATAATGAT is a window from the Equus quagga isolate Etosha38 unplaced genomic scaffold, UCLA_HA_Equagga_1.0 134611_RagTag, whole genome shotgun sequence genome containing:
- the LOC124232862 gene encoding olfactory receptor 8G1-like, whose protein sequence is MALGNHSTVTEFILAGLTEEPELQVPLLLLFLGIYVVTVMGNLGMITLIGLSSHLHTPMYYFLSSLSFTDLCHSTVITPKMLVNFVTEKNVISYPQCMTQLYFFLVFAISECYMLAAMAYDRYVAICSPLLYNVIMSHQVCFSLILGVYIIGLICAFAHTGCMLRVNFCKFYVINHYFCDLLPLLKLSCSSTDVNELLILCVGTFNIFAPSLTILSSYIFIISSILHIHSTEGRSKAFSTCSSHMLAVLLFFGSAAFMYLQPSSVGSMDQGKVSSVFYTIVVPMLNPLIYSLRNKDVNVVLKKMLKSRIF